A portion of the Paenibacillus hamazuiensis genome contains these proteins:
- a CDS encoding FadR/GntR family transcriptional regulator — MEITKISTRKIYEEVADQMKNMIVGGALQPGQKLPSTKELSEKFQVGRSTVREALSALKAMGLVEIRQGEGSYVRQIEPGDLELPGFQSLLMNRETVIELLEARKALEISNAALAAEKRTDEDVEAFERILQRMEAHLGDEEEGERSDIEFHLTLARAAHNSIMLRLIDSISSQMQTAIRETRRLQMYASKPVSARLWEEHKAIFEAVRLQDVSGAQEAMRSHLLHVEQMLIKFLKK; from the coding sequence ATGGAAATCACCAAAATCTCCACGCGAAAAATATACGAAGAAGTCGCCGACCAGATGAAAAACATGATCGTCGGCGGTGCGCTGCAGCCGGGCCAGAAGCTGCCTTCGACCAAGGAGCTCTCCGAAAAGTTCCAGGTCGGCCGCTCGACCGTACGCGAGGCGCTGAGCGCGCTGAAGGCGATGGGGCTTGTCGAGATTCGCCAAGGCGAAGGCAGCTACGTGCGGCAAATCGAGCCTGGTGACCTCGAGCTGCCGGGCTTTCAGTCGCTGCTGATGAATCGCGAGACGGTGATCGAGCTGCTCGAAGCGCGCAAGGCGCTGGAAATATCGAACGCCGCGCTGGCGGCGGAGAAACGGACGGACGAGGATGTGGAGGCGTTCGAGCGCATTTTGCAGAGGATGGAAGCTCACCTCGGGGACGAGGAAGAAGGGGAGCGCTCCGACATCGAGTTCCACCTGACTCTGGCCCGCGCGGCGCACAATTCCATCATGCTGCGGCTGATCGATTCGATCTCGAGCCAAATGCAGACGGCCATCCGCGAAACGAGGCGGCTGCAGATGTACGCGAGCAAGCCGGTGTCCGCCCGACTGTGGGAGGAGCACAAGGCGATTTTCGAAGCGGTTCGCCTGCAGGATGTTTCGGGGGCGCAGGAAGCGATGCGAAGCCACTTGCTCCATGTGGAGCAGATGCTGATCAAGTTTTTGAAAAAGTAA
- a CDS encoding (Fe-S)-binding protein, which yields MRVSLFITCLADQMYPEVGESVVRLLHRYGCEVDFPEAQTCCGQPAFNSGYHDEAREVARNLIRAFEHSDYVVSPSGSCTGMVHHYYPMLFADEPEWKAKAEALIGKTYEFSQFLVNVLGVTDLGAVFPEKVTYHPSCHATRLLGVKEEPGALLKQVKGLELVELPKKEDCCGFGGTFAVKMADMSEAMVCEKAAHVCSTKAGVLVGSDMGCLMNIGGRLNKENKPIRVMHLAQLLEEGVKRSES from the coding sequence GTGCGGGTGTCGTTGTTTATTACGTGTTTGGCCGACCAGATGTATCCGGAGGTGGGGGAGAGTGTCGTTCGCCTGCTGCACCGGTACGGCTGCGAGGTCGATTTTCCCGAGGCGCAGACGTGCTGCGGGCAGCCCGCTTTCAACAGCGGCTATCATGACGAGGCGAGAGAGGTGGCGCGCAATTTGATTCGTGCGTTCGAGCACAGCGACTATGTGGTCTCTCCTTCCGGCTCCTGCACGGGGATGGTGCATCATTACTATCCGATGCTTTTTGCGGATGAGCCGGAATGGAAGGCGAAAGCGGAGGCGCTGATCGGGAAAACTTACGAGTTTTCGCAGTTTCTCGTGAATGTGCTGGGCGTTACCGACCTCGGCGCCGTTTTTCCGGAAAAGGTCACCTATCATCCTTCATGCCATGCTACGCGTCTGCTCGGCGTAAAGGAAGAGCCGGGTGCGCTGCTGAAGCAGGTCAAGGGGCTGGAGCTGGTCGAGCTGCCGAAAAAAGAAGACTGCTGCGGTTTCGGCGGCACGTTTGCGGTCAAGATGGCGGATATGTCCGAGGCGATGGTATGCGAAAAAGCGGCGCACGTCTGTTCGACGAAGGCCGGCGTGCTGGTCGGCTCGGACATGGGCTGCCTGATGAATATCGGGGGCAGATTAAACAAGGAAAACAAGCCGATCCGCGTCATGCATTTGGCGCAGCTGCTGGAGGAAGGAGTGAAGCGCAGTGAGTCATAG
- a CDS encoding LutC/YkgG family protein has product MSQSGANRGANAAGAETAERLGSVGYVANAGTSTETGSVVTGTARGTAASAGGAGTIRGREAFMANIAKRLGRPAPLADAPPHPFRGAPDFYKAIQLTTEEKIELFTQNWTALTGKVLVVEEAEAAAKIGAWLREVAAELGVQRVSRWEHDGLRALGLDAALAEAGIEVVPWREPEAGAAAAVSAGAAQQPAGNGAAGQAGPAGGAAAADAGGGGSNWAQRSELLRRTERCQLGLVWPDFAVANTGTLVLKASRERGRSVSLLTEILFAVFRADQLVTRMGEAFADITAGVRSPLDYPSSLNLITGPSRSADIENDLTIGIHGPGKVYAVIIK; this is encoded by the coding sequence GTGAGCCAGTCTGGAGCAAACAGGGGAGCAAACGCAGCCGGAGCGGAAACGGCGGAGAGGTTGGGCAGCGTGGGATATGTCGCAAACGCGGGTACTTCGACGGAGACAGGCAGCGTGGTCACCGGTACAGCGAGAGGCACGGCGGCCTCTGCCGGCGGGGCCGGAACGATTCGCGGCAGGGAAGCGTTTATGGCGAATATCGCGAAGCGGCTTGGCCGCCCGGCCCCTTTGGCTGATGCACCGCCGCATCCGTTTCGCGGCGCGCCGGATTTTTATAAAGCGATTCAACTGACGACGGAGGAAAAAATCGAGCTGTTCACGCAAAACTGGACCGCGCTCACCGGTAAGGTGCTGGTTGTAGAGGAAGCCGAAGCCGCGGCGAAAATCGGCGCTTGGCTGCGCGAGGTCGCCGCCGAGCTCGGCGTGCAGCGCGTATCGCGCTGGGAGCACGACGGCCTCCGCGCGCTCGGTCTCGATGCCGCGCTGGCGGAAGCCGGCATCGAGGTGGTGCCGTGGCGCGAGCCGGAGGCGGGCGCTGCGGCTGCGGTTAGCGCCGGCGCTGCGCAGCAGCCGGCAGGGAACGGCGCCGCCGGGCAGGCGGGCCCCGCGGGCGGCGCAGCCGCTGCCGATGCGGGTGGCGGCGGCTCGAACTGGGCGCAGCGCAGCGAGCTGCTGCGCCGCACCGAGCGGTGCCAGCTCGGGCTCGTCTGGCCCGACTTCGCTGTCGCGAACACGGGCACGCTCGTGCTGAAGGCATCCCGCGAGCGGGGGCGCTCGGTCAGCCTGCTGACCGAGATCTTGTTCGCGGTGTTCCGTGCCGATCAACTGGTCACCCGCATGGGCGAGGCTTTCGCGGATATTACTGCCGGCGTCCGTTCGCCGCTCGACTATCCGTCCTCGCTCAACCTGATCACCGGCCCGAGCCGTAGCGCCGACATCGAAAACGACCTGACGATCGGCATTCACGGGCCGGGCAAAGTATACGCGGTCATCATTAAATAA
- a CDS encoding Gfo/Idh/MocA family protein, translated as MKTIRWGIIGCGNVTEVKSGPGFQKAAGSELVAVMRRDASLAEDYAKRHGVPKWYGDAERLIEDPEVDAVYIATPPAFHKEYALRTAKAGKPVYVEKPMAMNHAECEEMIAACREAGVPLFVAYYRRALPRFAKVKELLEREAIGQVRFVTSTHFGRLKGNSSWRVDPAISGGGLFVDVGSHTLDLLDYLLGPIAEVQGFAGNQADYYAAEDIVTASYRFASGVYGSGTWCFSTYQDTDVNEIVGSRGKIAFSTFQEKPIVVSTAEGTEEFMIEHPAHIQQPLIQTIVDELLGQGVCPSTGISGARTSKVMDAVLREYYRK; from the coding sequence ATGAAAACGATTCGATGGGGAATTATCGGCTGCGGCAATGTGACGGAAGTAAAGAGCGGTCCGGGCTTTCAAAAAGCGGCGGGCTCCGAATTGGTCGCCGTGATGAGAAGAGACGCCTCGCTTGCCGAAGATTACGCCAAAAGGCATGGCGTGCCCAAATGGTACGGCGACGCGGAGCGGCTGATCGAAGATCCGGAAGTGGATGCGGTGTACATCGCCACGCCGCCGGCTTTTCATAAGGAGTATGCGCTTCGGACTGCTAAAGCGGGAAAACCCGTCTACGTGGAAAAACCGATGGCGATGAACCACGCCGAGTGCGAGGAGATGATCGCGGCGTGCCGCGAGGCGGGAGTGCCTCTGTTCGTCGCTTATTACCGCAGAGCGTTGCCGCGTTTTGCCAAGGTCAAAGAGCTGCTCGAACGCGAGGCGATCGGTCAGGTGCGTTTTGTGACGTCGACTCATTTCGGCAGACTGAAGGGCAATAGCTCCTGGAGGGTGGACCCGGCGATTTCCGGCGGCGGGCTGTTTGTCGATGTAGGCAGCCATACGCTCGATCTGCTCGATTACTTGCTCGGACCGATTGCGGAGGTGCAGGGATTTGCCGGCAACCAGGCGGACTATTACGCCGCCGAAGATATTGTCACCGCGTCTTACCGGTTTGCGTCGGGCGTATACGGCTCGGGCACGTGGTGTTTTTCCACGTATCAGGATACGGATGTGAACGAAATCGTCGGTTCCCGGGGCAAAATCGCTTTTTCCACGTTTCAGGAAAAACCGATTGTCGTCTCTACCGCCGAAGGCACCGAGGAGTTCATGATCGAACATCCCGCCCATATCCAGCAGCCGCTTATTCAAACGATCGTGGATGAGCTGCTCGGACAAGGCGTATGCCCGAGTACCGGCATTTCCGGCGCACGGACGAGCAAGGTGATGGATGCCGTTTTGCGGGAGTATTACAGGAAGTGA
- a CDS encoding IclR family transcriptional regulator has protein sequence MEKKYWVPALEKANDVLLLIAEAPSSLKLIDLSKRLGINKSSMFSLLSTMEALEWVVREEDGTYSLGNRLGLIGNAFFKQFSLIDLFRKEASAVKLKLGETIQLAKLEQTDVLYLAKEEVPSPVRLASEPGKKFPAHSTALGKALLAMLPPDEFDRIYANETLEPCMTPYALKTKRELRSQLDAIRQNGYAFDLQEAVVGFCCVAAPVLNLRGEAVAAISCSMFQHVWEEKKELAIREICALAKRLSHGSLS, from the coding sequence ATGGAAAAAAAATACTGGGTCCCCGCCTTGGAAAAAGCGAACGACGTGCTGCTGCTCATCGCGGAAGCGCCTTCGTCGCTCAAGCTCATCGACCTTTCGAAGCGGCTGGGTATCAACAAGAGCTCGATGTTTTCGCTTCTGTCCACGATGGAAGCGCTTGAATGGGTCGTGCGCGAGGAGGACGGCACTTACTCGCTCGGAAACCGGCTCGGCCTTATCGGCAACGCGTTTTTCAAGCAGTTCAGCCTCATCGATTTGTTCCGCAAGGAAGCGTCGGCGGTCAAGCTGAAGCTGGGGGAAACGATACAGCTGGCGAAGCTGGAGCAGACGGACGTGCTGTATTTGGCCAAGGAGGAGGTTCCTTCTCCCGTCAGACTTGCCTCCGAGCCGGGTAAAAAATTTCCTGCCCATTCCACCGCGCTCGGCAAAGCGCTGCTTGCGATGCTGCCGCCGGACGAATTCGACCGGATTTATGCAAACGAAACGCTGGAGCCGTGCATGACGCCTTACGCGCTGAAGACAAAGCGGGAACTGCGGAGCCAACTGGACGCGATCCGGCAAAACGGCTATGCCTTCGATCTGCAGGAGGCGGTCGTCGGCTTCTGCTGTGTGGCCGCGCCGGTGCTGAACCTGAGAGGAGAGGCGGTCGCGGCGATCAGCTGCTCGATGTTCCAGCATGTGTGGGAGGAGAAGAAGGAGCTGGCGATCCGCGAAATTTGCGCGCTGGCGAAACGTCTTTCCCACGGCAGCTTGTCATAA
- a CDS encoding SDR family NAD(P)-dependent oxidoreductase: MRLQGKVTLITGSGSGIGKSSALLFAKEGAAVIVNDLDEARGNETVKEIRDAGGEAVFIQADVTDPESVQSMVNQAIAKFGRIDVLFNNAGISGVGAIHEVEPDAWDRVINVNIRGVFLPCKYVLPHMMDRREGSVINMSSCIAEIGLARRASYSATKGAVLALTKSMQVDYAPYNIRVNALLPGTILTPFVEDYLRKSYDNPEEAYEGLKKRQLSGDLGRPDDVAKAALFLASDDSKFMMGSPLYIDGGVVFGKNA, from the coding sequence ATGAGGTTGCAGGGCAAGGTAACGCTTATTACAGGGTCCGGCTCCGGGATCGGCAAAAGCTCCGCGCTGCTTTTTGCCAAGGAAGGAGCGGCGGTGATCGTCAACGATCTGGATGAGGCGCGCGGCAACGAAACGGTGAAGGAAATCCGCGATGCCGGCGGGGAAGCGGTATTCATTCAAGCGGACGTCACGGATCCGGAATCGGTTCAGTCGATGGTAAATCAAGCGATTGCGAAGTTCGGCCGCATCGACGTTTTGTTCAACAATGCGGGCATCAGCGGCGTAGGCGCCATCCACGAGGTGGAGCCGGACGCTTGGGACCGCGTCATCAACGTCAACATTCGCGGCGTCTTTCTGCCGTGCAAATACGTGCTGCCGCATATGATGGACCGCCGCGAAGGCTCGGTCATCAATATGTCGTCTTGCATCGCCGAAATCGGCCTTGCCCGCAGGGCGTCGTATTCGGCGACGAAAGGCGCGGTGCTGGCGCTCACCAAATCGATGCAGGTTGACTACGCGCCTTATAACATTCGCGTCAACGCACTGCTTCCCGGCACGATTCTGACGCCTTTTGTCGAGGATTATTTGCGCAAGTCTTACGATAATCCGGAGGAAGCGTACGAGGGGCTGAAGAAACGCCAGTTGAGCGGCGATCTCGGCCGGCCGGACGATGTCGCAAAGGCGGCTCTGTTCCTGGCGTCGGACGATTCGAAGTTTATGATGGGTTCGCCGCTGTATATTGACGGAGGCGTCGTTTTCGGCAAAAACGCTTAG
- a CDS encoding fumarylacetoacetate hydrolase family protein, with the protein MKLLTFIENGRQRLGVKTGQGVVDVARALQAVPEAGVAQTVHEVIEGGQAAQAALEQYAAKVSAQGGEFLLDESKLTYGPCVPNPGKIICVGLNYRKHAEETGAKIPEYPILFNKFNNTVNAHGHDVPLPKVSSKVDYEAELVIVIGKTAKYVSKENALDYVFGYCNVNDVSARDLQLRTHQWLLGKSCDGFSPLGPYLVTADEVGNPNELAIRCIVNGEVRQNSNTADMIFHCDEIVSYISQHMTLSPGDIILTGTPEGVVLGLPEEKQVYLKDGDVVTIEIEKLGSLTNRFVAE; encoded by the coding sequence ATGAAACTGCTTACTTTTATTGAAAACGGGCGGCAGCGCCTCGGGGTCAAAACCGGGCAAGGCGTCGTCGACGTCGCTCGCGCTTTACAAGCGGTTCCGGAAGCCGGCGTTGCGCAGACGGTTCATGAGGTAATCGAAGGCGGTCAAGCCGCTCAGGCGGCTTTGGAGCAATATGCGGCGAAAGTATCCGCTCAGGGCGGCGAATTTTTGCTGGATGAGTCGAAGCTGACTTACGGGCCGTGCGTACCGAATCCGGGAAAAATCATCTGCGTCGGCCTGAACTACCGCAAGCATGCGGAGGAAACGGGAGCGAAAATTCCGGAGTATCCGATCCTGTTCAACAAATTCAACAACACGGTAAACGCGCACGGCCACGACGTTCCGCTGCCGAAAGTATCGTCCAAAGTCGACTACGAAGCGGAGCTCGTCATCGTCATCGGCAAGACGGCGAAATACGTATCCAAGGAAAACGCGCTCGATTACGTTTTCGGCTACTGCAACGTCAACGACGTGTCCGCCCGCGATTTGCAGCTTCGTACGCACCAGTGGCTGCTCGGCAAATCGTGCGACGGCTTCAGCCCGCTCGGGCCCTATCTTGTCACCGCCGATGAAGTCGGCAACCCGAACGAGCTGGCGATCCGCTGCATCGTGAACGGCGAAGTGCGGCAAAACTCGAACACGGCGGACATGATTTTCCACTGCGACGAAATCGTCAGCTACATTTCGCAGCACATGACGCTTTCGCCGGGCGACATCATTTTGACCGGAACTCCGGAAGGGGTTGTCCTTGGGCTGCCTGAGGAGAAGCAGGTTTATTTGAAGGACGGAGACGTCGTGACGATCGAGATCGAAAAGCTCGGCTCGCTGACGAACCGTTTTGTAGCGGAATAA
- a CDS encoding UxaA family hydrolase has translation MAGPIEAGADALVMDAKDHVATAIKDLQAGDTIAFRIGDEVKQLTLLDPIPFGHKVAIADIPAGTDIRKYGEVIGRTTADIRAGQHVHVHNVEGIRGRGDQAQSAG, from the coding sequence ATGGCAGGACCAATCGAAGCCGGAGCCGACGCTCTGGTCATGGATGCGAAGGATCATGTGGCGACAGCCATCAAAGATTTGCAGGCGGGCGACACGATCGCGTTCCGCATCGGCGATGAAGTGAAGCAGCTGACGCTGCTCGACCCGATTCCGTTCGGCCACAAGGTGGCGATCGCGGATATTCCGGCGGGGACCGACATTCGCAAATACGGCGAAGTGATCGGCCGCACGACGGCGGACATCCGCGCCGGGCAGCACGTCCACGTGCATAACGTGGAAGGGATTCGCGGCCGCGGGGACCAGGCTCAGTCCGCGGGATAA
- a CDS encoding UxaA family hydrolase → MDHMMGYRRPDGSVGIRNHLLIIPTVICANQVCSRIMQLVPETVAIPHQHGCSQIGADKQRTFDVLAGTGKNPNVGGVIIISLGCEVIDPHELAEAIRPTGKLVEVFDIQSVGGSVKAIQYGTELAKKMRAQLDAMTPEPIPFSELIIGVKCGGSDATSGLASNPALGQAADLLIAEGGGVVIGETTEIIGAEHVLAARCATSETADELYHIVGRFEKEVERMGADMRGGNPSPGNIAGGLTTIEEKSLGCISKCGTAPIQGVIEYAEDIPRHGLYFMDSPGNDIECVSGMAAGGAHLVCFTTGRGTPTGSAVVPVIKITGNKRMYERMTDNMDVDVSDMLAGTLSLEEAGQRIWQEIREVAGGKLTKAEILGHTEFSINRIGPSL, encoded by the coding sequence ATGGACCATATGATGGGTTACCGCAGGCCGGACGGCTCCGTCGGTATTCGCAATCATTTACTGATCATTCCTACCGTCATTTGCGCCAACCAGGTGTGCAGCCGCATCATGCAGCTCGTGCCTGAGACGGTCGCCATTCCGCACCAGCACGGCTGCAGCCAAATCGGCGCGGACAAACAGCGCACGTTCGACGTGCTCGCCGGAACGGGCAAGAACCCGAACGTCGGCGGCGTCATCATCATCAGCCTCGGCTGCGAGGTCATCGACCCGCACGAGCTCGCCGAAGCGATTCGCCCGACCGGCAAACTCGTCGAGGTGTTCGACATTCAATCGGTCGGCGGCTCCGTTAAAGCGATTCAGTACGGCACGGAGCTCGCCAAAAAGATGAGAGCGCAGCTCGATGCGATGACGCCGGAGCCGATTCCGTTCAGCGAGCTGATCATCGGCGTCAAATGCGGCGGCTCGGACGCGACGAGCGGCCTCGCCTCGAACCCGGCGCTCGGCCAGGCGGCCGACCTGCTCATCGCCGAAGGCGGCGGCGTCGTCATCGGCGAGACGACGGAAATCATCGGCGCCGAGCATGTGCTTGCGGCGCGCTGCGCAACGAGCGAAACGGCCGACGAGCTGTACCACATCGTGGGCCGTTTCGAAAAAGAAGTCGAGCGCATGGGCGCCGATATGCGCGGCGGCAATCCGAGCCCGGGCAACATTGCCGGCGGACTCACGACGATCGAAGAGAAGTCGCTCGGCTGCATCAGCAAATGCGGCACGGCGCCGATTCAAGGCGTGATCGAATATGCCGAGGACATCCCGCGCCACGGGCTCTATTTCATGGACTCGCCGGGCAACGACATCGAATGCGTCTCCGGTATGGCGGCGGGCGGCGCGCATCTTGTCTGCTTCACGACCGGCCGCGGTACACCGACGGGCTCTGCGGTCGTGCCGGTGATCAAAATCACCGGCAACAAACGGATGTACGAGCGCATGACGGACAACATGGACGTCGACGTCAGCGACATGCTGGCCGGTACGCTGAGCCTGGAGGAAGCCGGGCAGCGGATTTGGCAGGAAATTCGCGAAGTGGCCGGCGGCAAGCTGACCAAAGCGGAAATTCTCGGCCATACCGAGTTCAGCATCAACCGGATCGGACCGAGCTTGTAA
- a CDS encoding SDR family NAD(P)-dependent oxidoreductase codes for MARLKNRVALVTGGSRGIGEAIAVRLAEEGAHVAVNFTSERSRALAEDVKRKIEELGSKAIVVQADVGVKAQVEAMFRQVEQELGDVEILVNNAGIAPFEPFLKVTEETWDRTYRTNVKSIFLCSQLAAGKMIEKRYGKIINVLSTASLVVTSPVIPHYQSSKAAAHMLTKGMAIELGKYGINVNAVGPSTVDTDMCTDYLADPAIRAKEIEANPMKRLGTARQIGDACVFLASEEAMQVNGHLLMVDGGLTVKAAQPDDHMEH; via the coding sequence ATGGCTAGATTGAAAAACCGGGTCGCTCTCGTCACCGGGGGCAGCCGGGGGATCGGCGAAGCGATCGCTGTCCGCTTGGCGGAGGAAGGCGCGCATGTGGCCGTCAATTTCACCTCGGAGCGCTCTCGGGCGCTGGCCGAGGATGTGAAGCGGAAGATCGAAGAGCTCGGCAGCAAGGCGATCGTCGTGCAGGCCGACGTCGGCGTGAAAGCCCAGGTGGAAGCGATGTTCCGGCAGGTCGAGCAGGAGCTCGGCGACGTGGAAATTCTCGTCAATAATGCCGGCATCGCACCGTTCGAGCCGTTTTTGAAGGTGACCGAGGAAACGTGGGACCGGACGTACCGGACGAACGTAAAATCGATTTTTCTGTGCTCGCAGCTGGCGGCCGGCAAGATGATCGAGAAGCGGTACGGCAAAATCATCAACGTCCTTTCCACGGCCAGCCTTGTCGTGACCAGCCCGGTCATTCCGCATTACCAGTCGTCGAAAGCGGCGGCTCACATGCTGACGAAAGGCATGGCGATAGAGCTCGGCAAATACGGCATCAACGTGAACGCAGTCGGCCCGAGCACCGTCGATACCGATATGTGCACCGATTATTTGGCCGATCCGGCGATCCGCGCCAAGGAAATCGAAGCGAACCCGATGAAGCGGCTCGGCACCGCCCGCCAGATCGGCGACGCCTGCGTATTCCTCGCTTCCGAGGAAGCGATGCAGGTGAACGGCCACCTGCTGATGGTGGACGGAGGCCTTACCGTGAAAGCGGCGCAGCCCGACGACCATATGGAGCATTAA
- a CDS encoding cyclase family protein, protein MNIIRMLDLTQDLYHNCPNLPNFDPPKFEYQFIGPRDGWKMERITLTTHTGTHMDAPSHMEEFRTDLDEYSVDRFQGACVYVPLAGRKGQREPITPDDIEPYLDRMNENSIVLLYTGWGEKRAWTKEWVYGSPYLHPDAARLIAAKRVKGIGIDHPSLGGTVDENEETHRIVLGAGIWIAEALQLDFPELASGDWHVMALPMKIRESSGAPARVVAMQYGGGGA, encoded by the coding sequence GTGAACATCATCCGCATGCTCGACCTGACTCAGGATTTGTATCACAACTGCCCGAACCTGCCTAATTTTGACCCGCCGAAGTTCGAGTACCAATTCATCGGCCCGCGCGACGGCTGGAAAATGGAGCGCATTACCTTGACGACCCACACCGGCACTCACATGGATGCGCCGTCGCATATGGAGGAGTTCCGCACCGATCTGGACGAGTATTCGGTCGACCGGTTTCAGGGCGCTTGCGTCTACGTGCCGCTCGCCGGCCGCAAAGGCCAGCGGGAACCAATCACGCCGGACGATATCGAGCCTTATCTGGACCGAATGAACGAAAATTCGATCGTGCTGCTGTATACCGGCTGGGGGGAAAAACGCGCCTGGACGAAGGAGTGGGTGTACGGCTCGCCGTACCTGCATCCGGACGCGGCGCGCCTTATTGCAGCCAAACGCGTCAAAGGCATCGGCATCGACCATCCGAGCCTCGGCGGCACGGTGGATGAAAACGAGGAAACCCACCGCATCGTGCTCGGCGCCGGCATCTGGATCGCCGAGGCGCTGCAGCTCGATTTTCCGGAGCTGGCGTCCGGCGATTGGCACGTCATGGCTTTGCCGATGAAAATCCGCGAGTCCAGCGGCGCACCTGCGCGCGTCGTGGCGATGCAATACGGAGGCGGCGGAGCATGA
- the rbsD gene encoding D-ribose pyranase encodes MKRGGILHPALSRILSETGHTDLLTICDRGFPVPSGPERLDLALVDDIPTVVDVLRAVHREFVIDRIVVTEEMQAASPERYAELQRLFPDVRIVAVSHRRFKEICPESRAVIRTGDTVPYANVMIVSG; translated from the coding sequence ATGAAGCGAGGCGGCATTTTGCATCCGGCGCTGAGCCGCATTTTGTCCGAGACGGGGCATACCGATCTGCTGACGATTTGTGACCGCGGCTTCCCCGTCCCCTCCGGGCCGGAACGGCTTGACCTGGCTCTGGTGGACGATATCCCGACCGTCGTCGATGTGCTGCGGGCGGTGCACCGCGAGTTTGTGATCGACCGGATCGTCGTCACCGAGGAGATGCAGGCGGCGAGCCCCGAACGGTACGCAGAGCTGCAGCGGCTTTTTCCCGATGTGCGGATCGTCGCGGTATCCCATCGGCGCTTCAAGGAAATTTGCCCGGAATCCCGCGCGGTCATCCGCACCGGAGATACGGTGCCATACGCCAACGTCATGATCGTCTCCGGCTGA
- the ltrA gene encoding group II intron reverse transcriptase/maturase, which translates to MKEGKGEVGFREGVEVPRKRRWHSLIDKIWAMPNLEEAFREVKRNRGAAGVDGVTIKVFESELERNLRTLQQELRAKAYKPMPVRRMYISKENGGQRPLGIPAIRDRVVQAATRRILEPIYEATFMECSFGFRPGRSAHMALENIRKDLMDGYVYVIDADLKSYFDLIPHDKLLKAVKEEVVDGSVLKLIESFLKSGVMENGSFHLNEQGSPQGGVISPLLANIYLNPLDKLMTERKHRITRYADDFVICCKSQKGAERVLQGVIRLLEQELGLKVHPEKTKIVNNLEQSFMFLGHEFKPGFWVTPSSKAKQKFKERVKAITRRNQTVNVEQLIRKKLNPYLRGWGSYFGWGNVGSLMREYDAWIRRRLRMVQLRSWKKPKNFYRALRKNKWRGELPKMRMFAWRSSLSKPASVAMPNDWFRERGLVFLVDIYNEHHPQRG; encoded by the coding sequence ATGAAGGAAGGAAAAGGAGAGGTAGGCTTTCGTGAGGGAGTAGAAGTCCCGAGAAAACGCAGATGGCACAGCCTCATCGACAAGATATGGGCGATGCCGAACCTTGAGGAGGCATTCCGGGAGGTCAAGCGCAACCGGGGAGCAGCGGGAGTAGACGGAGTGACCATAAAGGTATTCGAGAGTGAACTGGAGCGTAACTTAAGAACGCTTCAGCAGGAGCTGCGGGCGAAGGCATACAAGCCGATGCCGGTCAGGCGCATGTACATTTCCAAGGAAAATGGGGGTCAAAGGCCGCTCGGGATACCCGCAATTCGCGATCGCGTAGTACAGGCGGCGACCCGCCGAATCCTCGAACCGATTTACGAGGCGACATTTATGGAGTGTAGTTTTGGGTTTCGCCCGGGACGCAGTGCACACATGGCGCTGGAGAACATTCGGAAAGATCTCATGGATGGATACGTTTATGTGATCGACGCCGACCTGAAATCGTATTTCGATCTCATTCCACATGACAAGTTGCTTAAGGCCGTCAAGGAAGAAGTGGTGGATGGTAGTGTCCTAAAGCTCATAGAAAGCTTCTTAAAGTCCGGAGTCATGGAGAACGGAAGTTTTCACCTGAACGAGCAAGGAAGTCCACAGGGTGGGGTTATTAGTCCGCTTTTGGCGAATATCTACCTAAACCCGCTGGATAAGCTCATGACTGAACGGAAGCACCGTATAACACGGTACGCCGATGATTTTGTGATCTGCTGCAAATCCCAAAAGGGGGCAGAGAGGGTACTCCAAGGTGTTATTCGTCTACTGGAACAAGAGCTTGGGCTCAAAGTACACCCGGAGAAAACCAAGATCGTGAACAACTTGGAACAGTCCTTTATGTTCCTAGGTCATGAGTTTAAACCGGGATTTTGGGTTACTCCATCCTCGAAAGCCAAACAGAAATTTAAAGAACGCGTGAAAGCAATTACGCGGCGGAACCAAACGGTGAATGTGGAACAGCTGATCCGAAAGAAGTTGAATCCATATTTACGTGGATGGGGTAGCTATTTTGGCTGGGGCAACGTAGGAAGTCTGATGAGAGAGTACGATGCATGGATAAGGAGAAGGCTCCGGATGGTACAGTTGCGGAGCTGGAAAAAGCCGAAGAACTTCTACAGGGCACTAAGAAAGAATAAGTGGAGGGGAGAGCTTCCCAAGATGCGTATGTTCGCATGGAGAAGCTCGCTATCCAAGCCAGCCAGTGTTGCAATGCCAAACGATTGGTTCAGAGAAAGAGGTCTCGTTTTTCTCGTAGACATCTATAATGAACATCATCCCCAGCGGGGATAA